Part of the Paenibacillus aurantius genome, CGCCTGGAGGGCTACATCGCTTCCGGTGCCGTCCGGCAGCCGTTGGCCAGCCAGCTGACCAATCAGCTTCAGCAAGCGGCCCATCATCAGGAGCAGGGAAGAATAGACCAGGCTCTTCATAGCCTGGATGTATTCCTGGAGCACATGAACAACGAGCCTCATGCCGATAAAATTACTGCTCCAGCCAAGGACAGGCTGACTGCCAGCATCGGAACCTTGAAGCGCCAGTGGCAGGAAGCCAAGTAAGGAAGGCCTAACCTTCGTAATCCTACAGAATCCCGACTGCCGATATCTGACCAAGGTTGAACGAAACCCGTATGGGAACGAAGACGGGATTCACAGGAAGGGCCAGCCATTCAAGTGATGCTCAAGGAATTGTCATAACGATACAAAAAAAGACTGTCGGAGTCCGACAGTCTTTTTTTGTACGCTCCCGATGCCTTATTCCATTTACGTCCCCGAAACCGTGATGTTGTTCTTCTCGAACCCATACACCGAGTTCTTTTTCTCATAGAACCGTGTGGCATGGGCCATGATCCCTTCCCTCGTATAGAACGGATCCTCCTTCCGCAGAGGCAGGGTAACCTTCTCGCCCGTGCTGGCCGACTTGTAGATGGCCGTAATCAGCTCGAGCGTCCGACGGCCGCTTTCCCCGTCAATGAAGACGTCCGCCTTCGTCTCGATGGCACGCAGCAGGTTGTCGATCTGCCCCACATGGCCTTCGTGGGTCAAGGGAGGAAGGGCGTCATAAGCTTCCTGAAGCTTCCTTTCGAGCTCGGGATGAGGAGAGGGAAAGCCGTTCGGGTTGGACAGGGAAGCCTTTACCCGCCACGGAGCGGATATGCGCGCAGCCGTTCCTTGAAATACAATCTGCTGCTCCTCGCCGTGATGGACGACCGAACTGGTAATCTGGCCGAGGGAGCCGTCTCCGTATCGCAGCATGGCGATGGAGAGGTCCTCCACCTCCGCATTGTCATGCGCGGTATTGCCCATAATGGCCTGCACCTCGACCGGCAGGCCGAGCATCCATTGGAGAGCGTCGATATGATGCACCGCATGATTAATCGTGCAGCCTCCGCTTTCCTTCTCCCAGGTCCCGCGCCACCACAGATCGTAATAGGAATACCCCCGCCACCAGAAGGAGTCCACCTGCGCGTGCAGGATTCGTCCGGCCAATCCCGAGTCTACCATCTGCTTCAGCTTCATAAGGGGGTTCGTATACCGGTTCTGGGCTACGACCGAGCACAGCTTGTTCTCCTGCGCCGCCACCTCGAGAAGCTCATCGCACTCCTGAAGAGAGGCGGCCATCGGCTTCTCGATCAGAACATGGGCGCCGAAGCGCATGAAATCTTTGGCCAAGGGAGCATGGGTAAAAGGAGGCGTGCAGATCGAAGCCAGGTCGATTCCCTCATTCGCCAGCTCCCGGTAATCGGTCACGGCTTTGGCCTTCAGTCCGTATCGTTCGACCAGCTCCTGGGCCTTGCCCGGCATGATGTCGGCAACCCCGACAATGGTACATCTCTCCGGAAAGGCCAGATAAGCGTTGATATGGGCGGCTGTAATAGCCCCCGCGCCAATAATAGCTACTCTAATCATGGGAAGGTCATCCTTTCGTTTGCTTTCTTCATCCTAAACGAAGGCCGGTTCGATTTATGAAGAAATCTTGCGAAAAAATGTTCGAATCTTGCTATAATGAACAAAAAGGGACGAGGGGAGGCTAACATGAAAACCATAGGGAGCGGTCCGTTGGAATTCGAATACCGCCGCACCTCGCGTCATGAGTTCAAGGAGGTGTTTCACTCCCATCGGGAGGCGGAGTTTACCTATGTGCACGAAGGCACGGGCCAGCTTATTCTGGAAGGAAAAACGTACGAGATCCAGGCGGATACGCTGCTCGTCTTCCGGCCCTTTCAGCTGCACCGGATTCAGGTGGACGTGGGGCCGGGCCGGCCATTTATCCGGACTCCGGTCATTTTTGCTCCCGGCCTGCTGAAGCCTTACCTTGCCGTCTTTCCCCTGCTGAAGACCGCGTTTCAGAAAATAACCGAGACGGGTTACCGGAGCGACCCCGTTTACCGATTAAAGCCGGGGAATCCTCTCCCGGAGCTCCTCTCCCGTTTTTCGCAATCCGGGGAGCCTTCCTCCGGTGAAATGAACGAAAGCCACATTCTCTTTCTGTTGAATTTCCTGAAGGAAGTGACCCGAATGCCGGGGATTCCGAGCCCCGAGATCCGGATCCATTCGGACCACCATGACCGTGCGGAGGAAGCGATGAAATGGGTGGAGGCTCACCACCAGGAGCCGGTCCGGCTGGAGCGGATGGCCAAGGCGCTGCACATGTCGCCCTACCACCTTTCCCATTTCTTCAAGAGGGCGACGGGCACGACGGTCATGGCCTATCTGCAGGCCACCCGGATCAAGCATGCGTGTATGCTGCTGATGCAGACGGCGCTTTCCATTCCGGAGATCGGGGCCCGGGTCGGCCTGCCCAACTCATCCCACTTCTGCAAGGTGTTCAAGAACGAGATGAGCATCAGCCCCCATCAATACCGGTTGAAATTTCAGAATCGATAGCCCCCTAGCCAAAGCGGGGGAGAAAGGCGGTTCCTTATGATCACGGTTGCACAGGATGGAACAGGCGATTATACAAGCATTCAGGAGGCCGTCGACCGGCTGCCGGAGCACGCCTCCCGGCCGCGCCTATTGTATATCCGCAATGGCCTATACCGGGAGAAGCTGTACATCGACAAGCCTTATGTCACCCTGATAGGGGAAAGCGCCGGAGGAACGGTTATCGAGTATAGCGATTATGCGCTTAAGAACTATCCGGACGGAACCCCTTATCATACTTTTAATTCGTACTCGGTCTTCCTGGGCGGAGACGATTTTACCGCAGAGAACCTGACCTTCGCCAACACGGCGGGGAGCGGAAAGGAAGTGGGGCAGGCGGTTGCCGCTTATGTGGACGGAGATCGGGCCGTTTCCCGCCGCTGCCGGTTCACCGGCCGCCAAGACACCCTGTTCACGGGTCCGCTTCCCGAGCAGCCCATGGACCGCTCCCGTTTTGGCGGGCCCGGGGATACTCTGCCGAGGTGTCATGTCCGCCACTTGTACGAGGAATGCTATATCGAAGGCGACGTCGATTTTATCTTCGGGTCGGCGACGGCGCTGTTCCTGAGGTGCGAAATCCATTCGACGGGCAGCGGCTGGATCACCGCGGCTTCCACACCGGAAGGGGTGGAATTCGGGTATGTGTTCCTGGACTGCCGCCTCACAGGCAGTGCCCCGGCTCCATCCGTTTACCTGGGGAGGCCGTGGAGAAACCATGCCCAAACGGTTTTCCTCCGCTGCTGGATGGGGCCCCACATCCGGCCGGAGGGCTGGGACAACTGGAACAAGCCGGAGAGCGAAGGGACCGTCCGGTACGCGGAAGCCGGTTGTACAGGACCGGGGGCGAAGCCGGAATCCAGGGTGGCTTGGTCCAGACAGCTGACGGAGGAAGAAGCCCAGGCTTTTACGGTACAGGGGATCTTGCAGGGGGAGGATAGCTGGGATCCCTTTTCAGCGGAGGCACAATAAGAGAACATTTTTGTAGGGAAAGGCCGTCTTGTCCGGAGACGGTCTTTTTCTTGTTGCCATAGAGAAGAGAAAAAAT contains:
- a CDS encoding Gfo/Idh/MocA family protein gives rise to the protein MIRVAIIGAGAITAAHINAYLAFPERCTIVGVADIMPGKAQELVERYGLKAKAVTDYRELANEGIDLASICTPPFTHAPLAKDFMRFGAHVLIEKPMAASLQECDELLEVAAQENKLCSVVAQNRYTNPLMKLKQMVDSGLAGRILHAQVDSFWWRGYSYYDLWWRGTWEKESGGCTINHAVHHIDALQWMLGLPVEVQAIMGNTAHDNAEVEDLSIAMLRYGDGSLGQITSSVVHHGEEQQIVFQGTAARISAPWRVKASLSNPNGFPSPHPELERKLQEAYDALPPLTHEGHVGQIDNLLRAIETKADVFIDGESGRRTLELITAIYKSASTGEKVTLPLRKEDPFYTREGIMAHATRFYEKKNSVYGFEKNNITVSGT
- a CDS encoding AraC family transcriptional regulator, which produces MKTIGSGPLEFEYRRTSRHEFKEVFHSHREAEFTYVHEGTGQLILEGKTYEIQADTLLVFRPFQLHRIQVDVGPGRPFIRTPVIFAPGLLKPYLAVFPLLKTAFQKITETGYRSDPVYRLKPGNPLPELLSRFSQSGEPSSGEMNESHILFLLNFLKEVTRMPGIPSPEIRIHSDHHDRAEEAMKWVEAHHQEPVRLERMAKALHMSPYHLSHFFKRATGTTVMAYLQATRIKHACMLLMQTALSIPEIGARVGLPNSSHFCKVFKNEMSISPHQYRLKFQNR
- a CDS encoding pectinesterase family protein produces the protein MITVAQDGTGDYTSIQEAVDRLPEHASRPRLLYIRNGLYREKLYIDKPYVTLIGESAGGTVIEYSDYALKNYPDGTPYHTFNSYSVFLGGDDFTAENLTFANTAGSGKEVGQAVAAYVDGDRAVSRRCRFTGRQDTLFTGPLPEQPMDRSRFGGPGDTLPRCHVRHLYEECYIEGDVDFIFGSATALFLRCEIHSTGSGWITAASTPEGVEFGYVFLDCRLTGSAPAPSVYLGRPWRNHAQTVFLRCWMGPHIRPEGWDNWNKPESEGTVRYAEAGCTGPGAKPESRVAWSRQLTEEEAQAFTVQGILQGEDSWDPFSAEAQ